In Salmonella enterica subsp. enterica serovar Typhimurium str. LT2, a single window of DNA contains:
- the scsA gene encoding suppression of copper sensitivity: putative copper binding protein (suppressor for copper-sensitivity A (gi|2327003)), translating into MAKQQRMGWWFLCLACVVVMVCTAQRMAGLHALQMQATASAAVVSAPSSTDDGSPVTPCELSAKSLLAAPPVLFEGAILALCLLLSLLAPVRVMRLPFSPPRAISPPTLRVHLRFCVFRE; encoded by the coding sequence ATGGCGAAACAACAACGGATGGGCTGGTGGTTTCTTTGCCTTGCATGTGTCGTGGTAATGGTTTGTACCGCGCAACGCATGGCGGGCCTGCACGCCTTGCAGATGCAGGCGACGGCCTCTGCTGCGGTGGTCAGCGCTCCCTCCTCGACAGATGACGGCTCGCCGGTCACCCCCTGCGAATTAAGCGCCAAGTCGCTGCTGGCGGCGCCTCCGGTACTCTTTGAAGGCGCTATCCTTGCGCTTTGTCTACTGCTTTCCTTACTGGCGCCTGTCCGGGTCATGCGCCTGCCGTTTTCGCCTCCACGGGCTATTTCGCCGCCCACATTACGGGTACATCTACGATTTTGTGTCTTCCGTGAATGA
- the scsB gene encoding suppression of copper sensitivity protein (suppressor for copper-sensitivity B (gi|2327004)) encodes MMILFRRILFCLLWLWLPVSWAAESGWLRSPDNDHASIRLRADTSANGETRLLLDVKLENGWKTYWRAPGEGGVAPSIAWKGDMPEVSWFWPTPSRFDVANITTQGYHDEVTFPMIVRGTLPATLRGVLTLSTCSNVCLLTDYPFSVTPTVQNADFAHDYARAMGKIPLRSGLTDSLDVGYRPGELVVTATRAAGWSSPGLYLDTVDDVDFAKPRLRVEGDRLQATVPVTDSWGEKAPDLRNKSLTLVLADGAIAQESTQTIGTAPAQTPDNAALPFWQVVMMALIGGLILNLMPCVLPVLGMKLGSILLVEEKSRSHIRRQFLASVAGIIASFMALAAFMTLLRLSNHALAWGVQFQNVWFIGFMALVMLLFSASLFGLFEFRLPSSMTTKLATYGGNGMSGHFWQGAFATLLATPCSAPFLGTAVAVALTASLPTLWGLFLALGLGMSAPWLLVAIRPGLALRLPRPGRWMNVLRRILGLMMLGSAIWLATLLLPHFGFTASKSAQDTVQWQPLSEQAIQSALAQHKRVFVDVTADWCITCKVNKYNVLQKEDVQAALQQPDVVALRGDWTLPSDAITDFLKTRGQVAVPFNQVYGPGLPEGEALPTLLTRDAVLQTLKKAKGITQ; translated from the coding sequence ATGATGATTTTGTTCAGGCGGATACTGTTCTGCCTGTTATGGCTTTGGCTGCCCGTCTCCTGGGCGGCGGAAAGCGGCTGGCTGCGTTCGCCCGATAACGACCATGCCAGCATACGGCTACGTGCCGATACGTCCGCTAACGGTGAGACCCGGCTGTTGCTGGATGTCAAACTGGAAAACGGCTGGAAAACCTACTGGCGCGCGCCGGGGGAAGGGGGCGTGGCACCCTCTATCGCCTGGAAAGGCGACATGCCTGAGGTAAGCTGGTTCTGGCCAACCCCCTCGCGCTTTGATGTGGCGAATATCACCACCCAGGGATATCACGACGAGGTGACCTTTCCGATGATCGTGCGCGGTACGCTGCCGGCGACCTTGCGCGGTGTGTTGACGTTATCAACCTGCAGCAATGTTTGTCTGTTGACCGATTACCCCTTTTCCGTGACGCCTACTGTGCAGAATGCCGATTTTGCCCATGACTATGCGCGGGCGATGGGTAAAATTCCGCTCCGCAGTGGACTAACGGACTCGCTTGACGTCGGCTATCGCCCGGGAGAACTGGTGGTCACTGCTACGCGAGCGGCGGGCTGGTCATCGCCCGGGCTCTATCTTGACACCGTAGATGACGTCGATTTTGCGAAGCCTCGTCTGCGCGTAGAGGGCGACAGGTTACAGGCGACGGTGCCGGTGACGGACAGTTGGGGCGAAAAGGCGCCCGATTTGCGCAACAAATCGCTGACCCTCGTGTTAGCCGATGGCGCTATCGCCCAGGAGAGCACGCAAACCATTGGCACTGCGCCAGCGCAAACGCCGGACAATGCGGCGCTACCTTTCTGGCAAGTTGTAATGATGGCGCTGATCGGCGGACTGATTCTTAATTTAATGCCCTGCGTACTGCCGGTTCTGGGCATGAAGCTTGGCTCTATTTTATTGGTAGAGGAAAAAAGCCGCTCTCACATCAGGCGACAATTTTTGGCTTCGGTCGCCGGTATCATTGCGTCATTTATGGCGCTGGCGGCGTTTATGACCCTCCTTCGCCTGTCAAACCATGCGCTGGCCTGGGGAGTCCAGTTCCAGAATGTATGGTTTATTGGTTTTATGGCGCTGGTGATGTTGTTGTTTAGCGCCAGCCTGTTCGGGCTTTTTGAGTTCAGGCTTCCCTCATCTATGACCACGAAACTGGCCACTTACGGCGGTAACGGTATGTCGGGACATTTCTGGCAGGGGGCATTCGCCACGCTGCTGGCGACGCCTTGTAGCGCGCCGTTTCTGGGCACGGCGGTCGCCGTGGCGCTCACGGCGTCGCTGCCGACGCTGTGGGGGCTGTTCCTTGCGCTTGGCCTGGGGATGAGCGCGCCGTGGCTACTGGTCGCGATACGACCAGGGCTTGCGCTACGTTTACCGCGCCCCGGGCGTTGGATGAATGTCCTGCGCAGGATCCTCGGTCTGATGATGCTGGGGTCGGCTATCTGGCTGGCGACGTTACTCCTGCCGCATTTCGGCTTCACTGCGTCAAAGAGCGCGCAAGACACGGTTCAGTGGCAACCGTTGAGTGAACAGGCAATCCAGTCGGCGCTGGCGCAGCATAAGCGGGTATTTGTCGATGTCACTGCGGACTGGTGTATTACCTGTAAAGTGAATAAATACAACGTCCTGCAAAAAGAGGATGTGCAGGCCGCCTTGCAACAGCCGGATGTTGTGGCGCTGCGGGGAGACTGGACGCTGCCGTCCGATGCCATTACAGATTTTCTGAAAACGCGCGGCCAGGTCGCCGTGCCGTTTAATCAGGTATATGGCCCCGGCTTGCCGGAAGGGGAGGCACTGCCCACTTTGCTGACCCGCGATGCGGTATTACAAACGTTGAAAAAAGCGAAAGGAATAACCCAATGA
- the scsC gene encoding suppression of copper sensitivity protein (suppressor for copper-sensitivity C (gi|2327005)) — MKYMIVLLLALFSTLSIAQETAPFTPDQEKQIENLIHAALFNDPASPRIGAKHPKLTLVNFTDYNCPYCKQLDPMLEKIVQKYPDVAVIIKPLPFKGESSVLAARIALTTWREHPQQFLALHEKLMQKRVYHTDDSIKQAQQKAGATPVTLDEKSMETIRTNLQLARLVGVQGTPATIIGDELIPGAVPWDTLEAVVKEKLASANGG, encoded by the coding sequence ATGAAATACATGATTGTTTTACTGCTGGCGCTGTTTTCGACGCTGAGCATCGCGCAAGAAACCGCTCCTTTTACGCCGGATCAGGAAAAGCAGATTGAAAATCTGATCCATGCGGCGTTGTTTAACGATCCTGCCAGCCCGCGGATAGGCGCTAAACACCCTAAGCTGACGCTGGTGAACTTTACGGATTACAACTGCCCGTACTGCAAACAGCTCGATCCGATGCTGGAAAAGATTGTGCAGAAATATCCTGACGTTGCGGTCATTATTAAACCGCTGCCATTTAAAGGAGAGAGTTCCGTTCTGGCGGCGCGTATTGCGCTGACCACCTGGCGCGAGCATCCGCAACAGTTCCTCGCGCTACATGAAAAACTCATGCAAAAGCGCGTTTACCATACGGATGACAGTATTAAACAGGCCCAGCAGAAAGCAGGGGCTACGCCAGTGACGCTGGATGAAAAAAGCATGGAAACGATACGCACTAATTTGCAGTTGGCAAGGCTGGTCGGCGTGCAAGGAACGCCAGCGACGATCATTGGCGACGAGCTGATTCCGGGCGCAGTGCCCTGGGATACGCTGGAAGCGGTGGTGAAAGAAAAACTGGCGTCTGCCAATGGCGGGTAA
- the scsD gene encoding suppression of copper sensitivity protein (suppressor for copper-sensitivity D (gi|2327006)) — MAGKLRRWLREAAVFLALLIAIMVVMDVWRAPQAPPAFATTPLRTLTGESTTLATLSEERPVLLYFWASWCGVCRFTTPAVARLAAEGENVMTVALRSGDDAEVARWLARKGVDFPVVNDANGALSAGWEISVTPTLVVVSQGRVVFTTSGWTSYWGMKLRLWWAKTF, encoded by the coding sequence ATGGCGGGTAAACTGCGGCGTTGGCTGCGTGAAGCCGCGGTTTTTCTGGCGCTCCTCATCGCGATAATGGTGGTCATGGACGTCTGGCGCGCGCCGCAGGCGCCTCCGGCGTTTGCCACGACACCATTACGTACGCTGACGGGAGAGTCGACAACTCTGGCGACATTGAGCGAAGAACGCCCCGTACTGCTCTATTTTTGGGCCAGCTGGTGCGGGGTATGCCGCTTTACTACGCCTGCGGTCGCTCGCCTGGCGGCGGAAGGGGAAAACGTCATGACCGTTGCGCTCCGCTCCGGCGATGACGCTGAGGTTGCCCGCTGGCTGGCGCGCAAGGGCGTTGACTTCCCGGTCGTCAATGATGCTAACGGCGCCTTATCCGCTGGCTGGGAAATCAGCGTGACGCCAACGCTGGTGGTGGTTTCACAAGGTCGGGTTGTGTTCACCACCAGCGGCTGGACCAGCTACTGGGGCATGAAGCTTCGGCTATGGTGGGCAAAAACGTTCTGA
- the agp gene encoding glucose-1-phosphatase (glucose-1-phosphatase precursor. (SW:AGP_SALTY)): MKKSLLAVAVAGAVLLSSAVQAQTTPEGYQLQQVLMMSRHNLRAPLANNGSVLAQSTPNAWPAWDVPGGQLTTKGGVLEVYMGHYTREWLVAQGLIPSGECPAPDTVYAYANSLQRTVATAQFFITGAFPGCDIPVHHQEKMGTMDPTFNPVITDDSAAFRQQAVQAMEKARSQLHLDESYKLLEQITHYQDSPSCKEKHQCSLIDAKDTFSANYQQEPGVQGPLKVGNSLVDAFTLQYYEGFPMDQVAWGGIHTDRQWKVLSKLKNGYQDSLFTSPTVARNVAAPLVKYIDKVLVADRVSAPKVTVLVGHDSNIASLLTALDFKPYQLHDQYERTPIGGQLVFQRWHDGNANRDLMKIEYVYQSARQLRNAEALTLKSPAQRVTLELKGCPVDANGFCPLDKFDNVMNTAAK, from the coding sequence ATGAAAAAATCATTACTCGCTGTTGCTGTGGCAGGGGCTGTTTTGTTGTCATCCGCCGTACAGGCGCAGACAACGCCGGAGGGTTATCAATTACAACAGGTGCTGATGATGAGCCGCCATAATCTGCGGGCGCCGCTGGCGAATAATGGCAGCGTACTGGCGCAGTCGACGCCGAACGCCTGGCCGGCGTGGGACGTTCCCGGCGGGCAACTGACGACGAAAGGCGGCGTGCTGGAAGTCTATATGGGACACTACACACGTGAATGGCTGGTCGCGCAGGGGCTGATACCGTCGGGAGAATGTCCGGCGCCCGACACGGTATATGCCTATGCGAATAGTTTGCAGCGCACCGTCGCCACCGCGCAATTTTTCATTACCGGCGCTTTCCCCGGCTGTGATATTCCTGTTCATCATCAGGAAAAAATGGGCACTATGGACCCTACCTTCAATCCGGTAATTACCGATGATTCTGCCGCGTTCCGGCAACAAGCCGTACAGGCGATGGAAAAGGCGCGTAGTCAGCTACATCTTGATGAGAGTTATAAACTGCTTGAGCAGATAACGCATTATCAGGACTCGCCGTCCTGCAAAGAGAAGCATCAGTGTTCGCTAATCGACGCGAAAGATACCTTCAGCGCGAACTATCAGCAAGAGCCTGGCGTGCAGGGGCCGCTTAAAGTAGGGAACTCGCTGGTGGATGCGTTTACCCTGCAATATTACGAAGGGTTTCCGATGGATCAGGTCGCCTGGGGCGGGATCCACACCGATCGGCAGTGGAAGGTGCTGTCAAAACTGAAAAACGGCTATCAGGACAGCCTGTTTACCTCACCCACGGTGGCGCGCAATGTCGCTGCGCCGCTGGTGAAATATATCGATAAGGTGCTGGTTGCCGATCGCGTTAGCGCGCCGAAGGTTACCGTGCTGGTGGGGCATGATTCCAATATCGCGTCGCTGCTGACGGCGCTGGATTTTAAACCCTATCAGCTCCATGACCAGTATGAGAGAACGCCGATTGGCGGTCAGCTTGTCTTCCAACGCTGGCATGACGGCAACGCTAACCGGGATTTGATGAAAATCGAGTATGTCTACCAGAGCGCCCGGCAGTTACGCAATGCGGAAGCGTTAACGCTCAAATCGCCCGCGCAAAGGGTAACCCTGGAACTGAAAGGATGTCCGGTGGATGCGAACGGCTTCTGTCCGCTGGATAAGTTCGATAACGTCATGAACACTGCTGCAAAATAG
- the yccJ gene encoding putative cytoplasmic protein (similar to E. coli orf, hypothetical protein (AAC74088.1); Blastp hit to AAC74088.1 (75 aa), 92% identity in aa 1 - 75), whose product MPTQEAKAHRVGEWASLRNTSPEIAEAIFEVAHYDEKLAEKIWEEGSDEVLIKAFEKTDKDSLFWGEQIIERKNV is encoded by the coding sequence ATGCCAACTCAAGAAGCAAAAGCGCACCGCGTCGGCGAATGGGCAAGCCTGCGTAATACGTCGCCGGAAATTGCCGAAGCCATTTTTGAAGTCGCTCACTATGACGAGAAACTGGCAGAAAAAATATGGGAAGAAGGTAGCGATGAGGTGCTGATCAAAGCCTTTGAGAAAACGGACAAAGACTCGCTCTTCTGGGGCGAACAAATCATCGAACGTAAAAACGTATAA
- the wraB gene encoding trp-repressor binding protein (similar to E. coli trp repressor binding protein; affects association of trp repressor and operator (AAC74089.1); Blastp hit to AAC74089.1 (198 aa), 94% identity in aa 1 - 198) codes for MAKILVLYYSMYGHIETMAHAVAEGAKKVDGAEVIIKRVPETMPPEIFAKAGGKTQNAPVATPQELADYDAIIFGTPTRFGNMSGQMRTFLDQTGGLWASGSLYGKLGSVFSSTGTGGGQEQTITSTWTTLAHHGMVIVPIGYAAQELFDVSQVRGGTPYGATTIAGGDGSRQPSQEELSIARYQGEYVAGLAVKLNG; via the coding sequence ATGGCAAAGATTCTGGTGCTCTATTATTCCATGTACGGACACATTGAAACCATGGCGCACGCGGTGGCGGAAGGGGCAAAGAAAGTCGACGGCGCAGAGGTCATTATAAAGCGTGTGCCAGAAACAATGCCGCCTGAAATCTTCGCAAAAGCTGGCGGTAAAACGCAAAACGCACCGGTTGCCACCCCACAGGAGCTGGCGGATTACGATGCCATTATTTTTGGTACGCCAACCCGGTTTGGCAATATGTCAGGCCAGATGCGTACCTTCCTGGATCAAACCGGTGGACTGTGGGCATCCGGCTCGCTATACGGCAAGCTCGGCAGCGTGTTCAGTTCTACCGGAACGGGCGGCGGCCAGGAGCAGACCATCACCTCGACCTGGACTACGCTTGCCCATCATGGGATGGTGATCGTCCCGATAGGCTATGCCGCACAGGAACTCTTTGACGTCTCCCAGGTTCGCGGCGGCACGCCTTACGGCGCAACGACTATCGCTGGAGGCGACGGTTCACGTCAACCAAGCCAGGAGGAACTCTCTATCGCTCGCTATCAGGGGGAATACGTCGCCGGTCTGGCAGTCAAACTCAACGGCTAA
- the ymdF gene encoding putative cytoplasmic protein (similar to E. coli orf, hypothetical protein (AAC74341.1); Blastp hit to AAC74341.1 (78 aa), 87% identity in aa 20 - 73), whose product MANHRGGSGNFAEDRERASEAGRKGGQHSGGNFKNDPQRASEAGKKGGKSSNRNS is encoded by the coding sequence ATGGCAAACCATCGTGGCGGTTCCGGTAATTTTGCGGAAGACCGCGAAAGAGCATCAGAAGCAGGTCGTAAAGGTGGTCAGCACAGCGGGGGCAATTTTAAGAATGACCCGCAGCGTGCATCCGAAGCAGGCAAAAAAGGGGGCAAAAGCAGTAACCGTAATAGCTAG